Genomic segment of Panicum virgatum strain AP13 chromosome 9N, P.virgatum_v5, whole genome shotgun sequence:
AACATAAACAACTTAACCAGCAGAAGTGGCGGTGTCTTGATGTTATAATTTGGCCTGTTAGAGAGAAGATACATAGTCCTATGCAAACCGACGGGTACAGTTCATCATTTCCCTAATATAAAAAGCAGTTCTTACATTTGTTACAGTTTAGAATAATTCCTTTGCTAATGCTTGCAGGTCATCATGTGGTCTGTGGATGATAAACTTTATGGAGTACTGGACTGGATCGCGTCTATCTGATCCTTTAACTCAAGTATCTCTGAGTTGTTTGTTACTTATAAACAACTATAATATATATTGTGATATAATAATTACTTAGGTAACAGTCTAATAATCATTCTGCAGGAAGATATCACAAATTTCAGGCCTAAGTTAGCAGCGATATTGTGGGACTCTAGATTCAACACGAGGAAAGGATTTGAAGATTCTGAAGAAACAGAAGAAGCCATGGGTACTCCGAGTGATGTTGAAGTTATTGATCCAAGTGAAGTTATTGATCCAAGTGATGTTGAACTAATTCAAAGTCTACCTGGTGTAACTGAAGATATTCGTTCTGATGCATATCTGTGTACTGGAATATCATCTATGAACAAACAAGAATTATTGCATGCAGTTTTAATGTACATCAAGTCGGTAGACGATGCGGAATCTTTGCAGTAAGCTCTTTTTCTTATAATACTATATAAGCTTTGTTTTAGTTCATTGTGACTGTTTAAACTAATAGTTAATAACCATTTTTATAGGAAACAATGGATTCGAAGCAATATTCCTTACCCTATATCTATAAATCTCAAAAAACTTAAAGAAATATTGGATACAAGTAGGCCAATGGATAAAGATTGCTTCAACATGGCCGTTAGGATGTTTGCATGCGACGAGGCTCACCTATATCTAGATGATGATGAAGGAATATTCCACTACATGGACCTGCAATTCTTTGTAAGTATTAGACTCGTGGGATATACATTATACAACATTTATTCAATATCCTAATTATTATCTATGTGCTTGACAAAACAGTCCATCTCGGATTTCTATCGAGATCCACAACTGCGCGTGACACTTGATGTGGAAAAGTTGGCAAGATTGTTTGATCCGTGGCCTCAAATGGACTATCGCATTTCACACTGTAGCAATGTATGTTTCTCACACTACCTCTAAGAAGAAGAATGATACATTTATTTTTCTCACATGGACTGCTATTTGCAGATTCTATTGCCATATTCTTTTCTTGGACATTTCATATTATTCTCACTTGATATGAAATCTCGAACTGTATCTATATTGGACCCAATGCCCATACCTCACACTTTTAAGGGTTCTGAGCCAACATTGTATAAAAAAACATTGCCAACAATCTGAAACTAGCGATGCAAGTGGCCTATCCTGCTTGGAATGATGATATTTATGTGTGGCGTAGGATATTACCAAAATCAGTTCCAAAATTGGATGACTGGTAAGTTGCTAACTAAAACTTCTAATCTACTCACGAAATCAGCTTGCCTTCATAGAGTTAACAATGTGTTATTTTGTAGGAACATATCGGGCTATTTGGTTATCAATTTCATGCACAATTGGAATGGTGAACACTTGCCATTAATTTCCATGGTAACTATTCGGCTCTTAAGTTTTGTGCTACATTTAATTTCTACCCATGCTTTCTAATATTTATCTTGATAATGCATGtatagaatggagatacattaAGGAACCAGTTTTTAATTGATCTATTGAAGTTCAAAGGCAATGAAGCTAAAGATCATATTCCAGAagacattcaagaaattctcaATCGTCTTATGATCCCATAAAGTTGCGATTTTACTTTTTGGATGTGTTTATGTAATTAACGTAATAGCTCTATCTTTTGTGTGAAACATATATTTATCAGATTCAACTATGAATGATGTGTTGTTTGGTGCGGGTAAGTCTGAAATTAACcgtggcgttagcacgggcacctTACTAGTGTATAGCTAAGCCTCCCATCGACGACGGGCTCAAAGAATTACATAATATACCGGCACAACACCACAGGCAGGTTTCATTAGTACTAACACATACGCGTTCTAGAGGGGGAGTGTTAATTAATCACATCACGTGCCACGACACGAAGTCAGACCGGAGATTAGCAGAGGTCAGCACGGACACGGCGAGTTATTAAGAAGCACACACATGGGCTCGTGCCCGATCGCCGGGTTTGACAATGTCCACCCGTGCTATACGATACTccctctattttaaattatagattgtttgacttttttttatatcaaatttgaccactcgtcttatttaaaaaaattgtgcaaaccCACATGATCTCGTGAGTACTCCATTATATGCATTATACTGGATTGCGTCGTTGacaaattttattttatgcTGCTAGAAGAATAAGCTTTCATCCATTCAGATTAAATTTTACTCCGGTACTAAAGTTGCCCCAGAAACATTTAGTACTGGCTCCAAATTTAAAAGCTTCCGAAACCCTTACAGTACTGGACTAAGATACTGGCCAGTACTAAGGGTGTGATTGGTTGCTTGGGCTAGTCTAGCGAGGCTTATGATCTAAGCCAGGGCAGTCTAAGCCTAGCTTGAGCCATGCAATATGTTATTATTTGGTTCACTGCTATGGATAAGCTGATACTATCTAGCTCATATTTGGTTGGTTGGCCATCAGTGATACAATAACATTGCACAAGGTGAAGGTGGAGTTCCCCCATTGAACGCCTCCCCCTCGAAGCAGTCCCCAAGCTAGCACCGCCGGccagggggcggcgcgggcaaCGACCGCCGGTCGCTCAGCATCGTCGCGCGGCTCATGGGCCTCGACGCGCTGCCGCACGGCCAGGCGGCGGGGGACAGCGCCCACTCCGGCGCCACGAGCCCGGCCGCGCTGCGGCGGTCGGCCTCTGAGCGCGTGCCACGGGACCCGTCGCACTTCCAGTTCGTCGACCCGGCCTTCTTCGAGTGGCCGGCGTCGCCGCTCCCGCCATTGATggagcggccggcgccggcggcgttggCACCGGCCGCGGAGGCGGCGATGCTGTGGGCGCCGGATGCGGGGTGCCCGCGTGCGCTCCAGAGGTGCAGCCGCTTCGACGCGCACGAGGTGTTCCTGGAGCCAGCGAAGCATGCcgacccggcggccggcggcacccACGGCGAGAtcgagcgccgcctccgcatGTGCGGCATTGCGGAGCCCGCCCAGGATCTCGAGATGCTGAAGCAGATCctggaggcgctgcagctcaaCGGCCTACTCCACCACACCCCCACGCTGCCGCCGCACGTCCGCACCGCTTCGGCGCTACCGCCCATCGTCGTCATGCGCCCGAACCACCGCGCACAGCCGCAGGTGCAGCAGCCGGCGCGGCTCACACCCACGCGGCGGCTCCGCGTCGAGTCGaccgcgcccgccgcccacAGTCGCCCGACCCGTCGGCATCCCCAGCTCGGAGCCCGGCTTCCCCTGCTCGGCGTAGCCCGCACTTGCCGCAGCACCGACGGTGAGAAAACTCATCTAGGCCCACCAAACTAGCACAATGCATGCTGCACTAGCTGGATACGCTCAAATCGGGCGTTCCCAGCAATGCAGGCCGGAGGGGTGCTTTTGCACTACCCAAGCCTGGCTTAGAGGTCTACGCTGGGAACCAAACAATGGTCGGCTACACTGCAGAAGCCTGGCTAGAGGCTAATGCACCCATCCAATCACACCCTAAATGTCTCATTtttgtaccggttggtgttttgGCCCTGCACTAAAATGACGCGactctttagtaccggtcaatgACACCGCCTGATACTAAATGGTGATATTTTATAACGGTCGGTGTCTCGGCCCAGTACTAAATGGTCCTCCACTAGTTATTTTAGAAGAAAAGCATCTCCCACCTAGTCACATGTGATacataggtgagatggtaaaaaAGCTATGGGAGGCTGGAGGTTGTGGGTTTGAGACCTCGTgatcctgaaaaattcgtctGACTTGTGATATTTTTTCGCCTTTCGGGTtcgtaatatttttttattttgacttCAGGGTtcgtaatatttttttttcatttttctaggtggctcgtttagtaccggtcactgcgaccggtactaaacagccCTCTAGTTAGTACCGAAAAGGCGGTAGGGGTCAGCTCGACTGGTACTGTGCCATTTGCCTGGTACTAATGAGCATATTTCTAGCGGTGTAATTTGCATAGACATACGTGCGACAAGCACTTGATTTAACCAAtctaattagcttttaattTAAAAATGCATTGATTCATTATATTAATTAAGTTAACATTAAAATTAAATCCCAAAACAAGTATCATGATAGACGTCACTACTAGCTCGTAGCTTATTAGATGGATACGTACCTATTGCAACAGAAACGAAGCTAAAATAATCAAGAGGTTGAGATTTAAAGATATAGGAATAGGAGTTTAAATGTTATTAACTATATACTTCGGAGGTTAGCAGGAGGTTTTGCATGACATATTTATCAACTTGGCAAATATACTCATACGTTGCTACTGATAAAGGTGGTATAAGTATCGGATACAGTTCGTACCAAAATTTGGTAACTTTATGGCCAATGGAGTATATGGAAGAAAGTGAGTGATTTGATATCAAGGAAGGACAGGGTTAGCCAATGGGATTTAGGGTTAGCCGATAAATTATTTGGATATTGGTCAAGATCAGCTTACAAGGATTATATACAAGTTGATTTTAGCCGATTGCACCAAGAGTTTTATTGATTACTTGATCATCTGAATTTATATTCTGGCCGCTATATGATAGATTTAATATTTTGTATCAATATCGGACGAATGGTTCATATTATTGTTCTGCCAGGGTCCACATCATACATATAGCCGATTGTTTAAAATCCTATCAACGTCGGTTCATATTATTGGTTGATCTATCTTGTTAGTTGCAGGATCAAACTGATTGACACGGCCGCGAACCTCAAGAAGCTAAGGACCTGCACCAGAGCTAAGCAGATCTCCTAGATCGGTATGTTGCGTGCGAGGAATCATCATAGGCTGATTTTTTGCGgcaataaatatatttttaaagcaAGTAAAGTTTCTatctaaattttttgtttgatcCGCCTTGTGTCTGTGACAACCCAGGTTTTTGGGCTAAAACCATTCAgttgaaaataaaatttttgtgttgtttaaaaatttaaaccatgtTTATCctagcaagggtatttttgttgttttggaaaagtataAAGTTCTTTGtaaaacaagtttttcaaaaggcaaagtttcaaaatttatgaggggattaaaatgcatatttttgtttttcacttttaccctcataaaaagatATTTTTATGCTTAAGGTTACCCTTGCAAATTTTAAAACTAAATTGTGTTCTTTTGCAAATACAAGTTTTGATGGATTTCAAAATGATTTCAAATCTTTtggtctagtgaaaatttgcacaacataaaagttgtaggtcttgaaaactgagcaactttcatgttgaacactttttcaGTTGAGCCCTGAAACAACGGGAAATTTTAGTTTTACGGTTCCTAACTTTTTCACATTTTACAACTAGGTCCACCCACTGTTTTCCTTCTTCTTGCTCTGTCCAAAAACAGGGGTGCCGCCCCtcatcgccggcgccgccgtttgGCCTCCCCGCCGGTTTCCCCCTCCCTCGGGATGGTCGCACCGCCTCCACGTGCTGCGCGCAAGCCTCCCGTCGCCTTTTCCCCACCCCTGCTGGCCTCTGGCATGTGCGCCACGCCGTCGCCctcacgccacgccgccggaccGCCCACTAGTGAAGCTGCCCCACCGCAGGATGAAGTCCACAGCCCGGCGAGCTTATCCCCTTCGATTCCATCCGTTCCTACGCTCGCTCATCCCCcgcccgagcctataaataaCCCCAGCTGCGCCTCATCCCCGGCATAGCACCGCCGCCCTTCCCTCTGCTCCGACGAGCAAGGGCTCACTGCCGAACTCGTCCCTCCACTCCACCCAGCCCATTTTGACACCCCAGCGacattcccctcccctcctgaAGCTCCTGAGCCCGACTGCACCTCCCAAACCCCAACGGAGCCTCACTGCCGGCGGACCGAACCAtcaccggccgccgctcgccgtggcccCGACGCTCCCGGCCACCACTCCTCATCCCGAAGCCACCTACAGATGTGCGAGAGCTCCTTTACTATTTCCCCCAACTTTTCCCTCGCCACCGTGACCTCCCCTCGCCGGAATTTGGCCGGAGCCGAGCTCCCCACGCCGGCCATGGTCCAGGGACCCGATTTCAAGGGTTCAAAACTTTCCAAGGTCTTTTctgcaaaatttttagttccttttttcttttaaaccttgtgaactttgaaaaatccgCTATAGCCTACCTCGAGCGACAGGAGCTGAGGATGGTGACCATGGCCATGGCGATGCAGACGATGAAGCTGCTCATGACCCAGACCACCTTGGCAGTGAGCTTTCGTCACATGGGCTCGATCTACCAGCCTGACCTCTACGGCGTGGGAGAGAGGAGCGATGGGGAGAAGATAGAAGAGGTGGGTGCTGGGCGGTGGAGAGGATAAGAGAGTGGGGGTCTGTGCGGTGGAGAGAAGAGATGGGTGGTCATGACTTAAAATATCGAGGGAGATCAGGCCGGCCATCGGTACCGGGTATTcatttcaaccggtgcctatttCCAGGGCCAGCATAGGCACCGGGTCATGgaatgacccggtgctaatgtCTGCTCCATAAGCACCGGGTCgtgccaccacccggtgccattgaTGCATTGCCAATTTGGTACCGGCTGATGGAGTTAACTGGTGCTTTTGTCAGTGCATTGGCACCGGTTTGTGCCGTGGCACGCCTTGCCAGCGCTCGGCGCATGCCAAAAGTACCGGCTATTGATGCAGCCGGTGCTGATGTCTCACATTAGTACCAGTTCAAGCAATAAGTGGTTCCTTTGGCCTGGATCTTTAGCCTATTTTCTAGTCGCCGGCGGACCGAACCATCACCGGCCACCGCTCGCCGTGGCCCCGTCGCTCCCGGCCACCACTCCTCATCCCGAAGCCACCTACAGATGTGCGAGAGCTCCCTTACTGTTCCCCCCAACTTTTCCCTCGCCACCGTGACCTCCCCTCGCCGGAATTTGGCCGGAGCCGAGCTCCCCACGCCGGCCATGGTCCAAGGACCCGATTGCAAGGGTTCAAAACTTTCCAAGGTCTTTTCTGCAAAATTttcagtttcttttttttcttttaaaccttgtgaactttgaaaaatcctagaaaatggtagaaaatcaaaaaaaatgccaaattaattttgttgtgttcctttcaACTAGCTCTATAACCTTGGTTACTCAAGTTTGCATGAAACTTTATTTTGTGTGTTCTAATTTATTTGTTAGcaaatgagtaatttaattttatatttttaaccaTAGCTTTGTTATGCTTAATTTTTGGAACCTAGTCTCCTTTTGCCATGAGTTGTCTTGTATAAAATTTGTGTATCAAATGCTTGAATTTTGCTCGTTATTTCATGTGCTTTTCTTAATTCCAACATATACACTAGTTTATTTTATTAGAGCATGTTTTTATTAATTTCTTGGGGTCATATTTTTACCATGAGTTTTACTAATCAAAATTAGCTTATgataatttttggaataattTTTGCTTGGTTTACCTTGAGTTTGTGATTTATTCTTGAGTTCTAGGGTTAATTCATGCATACTAGTGTTGTTTCTGTTTTTGTTAGACTAAACTCCATGTTTGAACTTGATTTACACACATAATCTTTTCTTTTGAACCTTGAGTTGATGTTTGATGTTTGAACCCTAGTTGTTgaattcttttgaattcaaattctagatttgaattcaacctacCTCATATTCTTGAATGAATTTACCCTTACTCTCTTTTGCTTTCAAACCATGTTTTCTTAGAGTAGTTAATCTTGTTATTTTATGGAGTTTGTTATGTTttcttttactctataaacgattgcccagtaaagtaaaacttttaagtttaatcttaaatgtttactttattggagtacaacttttagtgaaggaaagttatacttaagcacttcactaatttcgggtaatgcattgcatatagaaacgataTCGTTAGTCGACGAAATGTACGAACTTatccaggaaccagacgggATATTTTTGAAGCCCAAGTCAACATTACGGAAGATAACGAAGACCTGAACGGGAacccggagtccgagagtgaactACATGGAGTCCAACCAACATCGTGGAATTAACTGAAGTTCAGAACTTCGATTCGGAAGAGCTGAAGTCTACTAACTCTATAGACTCtactaaaggcaagccccggtgcataatcctattattttaaattatgcaatttattttacgtgtgcatttaagttattggagttgaatgaaagccttagatgcataattctaggaacctattgtttgaacactagaaacagagttcgactagatgctatgctaataggaccggtaaaagtcgagtgattgcctgtcactcacgagtgttataggagttgattgtttactctcttgcaatcactataaggaccatggacggagtTGGTCAACCTCTTCGAttgaaatccgtctgtgttgataaatttgctaaggccgcagtgtgctGGTGAtcgtggttaagcgtttgaaagtactagccacatgccgtgaattatgggtaagcggcaagcctagtaactcctcggcccggcaaatggacatacctcccactctctcttagagatagggaATTAAAATTATGTTGAAAGATAGGTTGCGCAATCGATCACggctatgagggacgaggttggtgccctatagtcgtaCAACTAGTGTGCAGAGAAGGGCGGTTCTCTGtactcggggagagtggcactgatccatgaactggaatgagaagcaaacggttgcttcggagtgactcaacagtgctccaagcgtgtgtgttaggttttacCTTGCAAagattgaaattcggttcgaactgttccgcctctcacggatattgagactgcttaatggcTTTGCCACAcggagtaagaagtggaacaatgataaTATCCAATCTTGTTGAATGCAAATAATTTTTTctctaccatgcttgtatagataggtgcaaacctagaatgattaatccaactagaatctgaaagctaaaacttgaaattaaagacctactctttattgcttttcaacaAATAAACTCCACAGCCTtcacaagccttgcatgtctagttaaagggatgttATATACCCTCTGACAgttcagtcttgctgagtattagtatactcagtcttgcttttaatcttgttttcaggtaacctttggagtgcttggtgagattgacaTCATGTAcgagcttcatcatgatgtcatatatcatCGCTAGATatcgttttctttccgctgtttGTAAACTCTGAAAAACtaatctactttcaaacttctgAGGTACTCCGTCTGAATTCTCAAACTCAGTTTATAATAATTTTTACCTTTGAAGTTTATATTGTAAATTTTTgtttattgtaatctctgggctcaccttcgagtgaggtatgttgtttcgatccgaaatacagtggttttatcgggattttacccgatagACTGCCAAATTGCTTCGGTTAAAGTGcgtgtgtaaggatcgatgaaccaagaggggggtgaattgggcctttttcaaatttcgagaacaattaaagcaaccttaacttatgcaatgctagtaaggctcaattcaccaaccggctaactaagcaaactacacaggccaacaaagatatgaaactaagcaaggtagagctaggTTATGATCTCTAAGCCCAAggacatgaataattgcatgaaagtaagtgcttgcaatgaaagagtgggcaagagacaaccagattttttcccgtggtgtcgatgtgttggcacacccccctaatccacgttgtgacactcactaagagtcttgtcacctcccatgtcaccgagacttgggcgctcactaagagtctccgttcaccatcccggcgtggtggagctcaagccacgtacaaacttcttcgggctcccacaatccttggcaagctccggaagaaacaccttcaatcaccaagatcacctaggtgctgccaatcaccaagagtaacaagctagggccttcacttgagcaagaaccgatcaacaagaacggatgcacacaagcttctctctactcaagtccttagtcttgcttcttgaatgattgaatgaacaatttgcggaagatgaagctcaaggtggctctcaacaatatatgagtgtatgaatgttgcctggtgttaagagagagcaaaatgacccattggaggggtatatataggcagctcacacgaatagagccgttggagaaaagatgccagaaaactgcttagcgccggttaatccgacgtacctccaatagccagcgtcggtttaaccgatgaatgtaaactgcccattctgaaaactagccgttacaacttgggcagattaaccgacgtatcatcggtttaaccggtaagtgtagttgtccattgatcaactgaaaaaccaagtctctggacaactgcaccgacgtttaactcaaatccatcgtcggtttaaccggtgagtacaacttctgaaatccctggaaaaaccatctcactggtcaattgcactgacgtttcatttcaaacatcgtcagtttaaccggtgtatagaacttgaaataccctggaaaaaccaactctggactaatgcaccgacgttaattcaaacatcgtcggtttaaccggtgtatagaacctgtccagactttgataactgcgtttaaccgacgtatagaaaaatggaagcgtcggttaaaccggtgtatagactttttctgattttgccttttctgatttgagtcttgagtgaaatccaaatattcttgagatataagttaaaaaccacttatttgaacttctttagaacctgagtgaccatagtgtgcatccatttttgattgatcatgtccatgctcaagttacttgaccttaacccctcttaatagtgcgatcactacaaaactataaaacctatactaacctaagtgtccttctcaaccttacgacacttaggactagaaagatccttagtcttgttatatatttgagttgattaccgagatcacctttttgaataacgaaaatgaggggcctcttttgacatatgaccaaatgagcggtaatgattcactaagctgcataaactcattagtcacaataatggttgtcattaatcaccgaaacataccttgagggcctagatgcttacaatctccccctttttggtgattgatgacaacacaaacataaatataacaagagagcgagaaagataaacagGATAAACTCAGGCAAACTCGAAAGAGAACCAAGGAGCTCAACGGCTGAAacaaaatccatagatatgtctcaaatgtacatatccatgaactaacatcaaatgagatATAACATCAAAGGTCCtgcaactacgagctctctctctatctcccccctccccctgactccgactccccctaactctctccccctttggcatcaaagcaccaaaaaggcgagctactgattcggctgtcgtggcacggcgaggaagcgatccgggtcgtcgtcgtcgtcatcggacgGAGAACCCTTGGTGATGGACGGGAGCTGAGGGTCTGAGCTGACtggaggtgtagctgtcgtggaggctctcgtgctggcactgcctggaagagggtccgtagaagtggtagtcggctcagcagaagatgtgtcaacatctgaagtagtaagtgctgaagctgccggctgtgtcgactgcgGAACTATAgactcctctcttcctccccctgaaggtagtgtctgtggtacaacggggagggcgactgtcTGAACTGCcgacggtgagtcctggaagagtgtagtcactggcagtggtgagaagagcggacgaccggcagacccaaggagtgcggacatcgggaacgtggtctccggtgtcgccgtagtagctggagctgcagtaggggctggagctggagtgactgcaagctgaggtgctccaacaccatcatgccctgctgcatctgctggaactgagcgtctgtcctatATGATACTTGGtcaataagcccgacaaaacactcctcggctgcagcacgctctcgggcagcctctctctgaatagctgctagctgagcctcatgggctctcctggcctcctcctgtgctatcCGATCCTCTCGCTGTTGAGTAACAAGCTGCTGAagaagagaggtgagctcggacggctgagtcacctgggactctatGACTGTGGCAGCTGCTGGagactctggagctggctctctggaccctcctgcctcgtgatcgtgactagctggggctgcaaGAAAGTACTCGaggtcctcggaggagtctgactcaagctcagaccagtgtatctcatcatctcctccgggaagctgtgcctcggctgccagaagtgcctcgtcctcctgtgctaCTCGGGTCTATGACTcaggtgacaactgtgccatggcagctctttcggcctgtctgcccctcctccggtcctggggaGCTGTCGGACGATAAACTTGGAATCGGGGAGCCTAATCCTGATGGTATACGGCACTGACGGGAGACTcagctggcacaatcatagagcatatgtagctgatccagtgagcataaggaaactgcctcacgacccccatcccgtcagtgatcacatcctcaatctcagccaaaatgaactcaacaatgtcaaacggctcgtgagtgagtatGTGAAGaagtagcagctgctgcagacctgtaaacccctctgggtagccactcctcggtaacagagtcctccggagtgccatgtgaacagcgtatgcctctggggtcagcaagctaggGACTCTGGCCTACGACgctggaaacggctggcggaagcactgagagatcgcctcgtacgaaggtgcaatcccgccaatcatcgctctgcgcggtggatctgtgTCTCCGTATatcatctcgtgcagggagacatcgaCCAGATCGACTCTGAGAATCCCTGCAATCGTCGCTCTCgacagaccaaagacctggcctccaaacacgaagtgtacggctctgcactcgggagcgatccaggctgtggcataaaacactctgacccagtcctcgatataccTGTTCTACTCTATTTGAAGTAACCTAGGCAGGCCTCTGAAGTGTGCAaagtgctctctgacgtctactccccctgcagctgtcctcagtgagacccagtcgaGCACCCTGTGTGGAAAGATCCTGTGCcctcgcctctggtaggtctcgtagaagctggcctgaagaagtgtccagaatctacggtcgaccctgctgtcatgggttacggggaaccagtcctcctctgacacactccacctgagcctcttgacctttgccgcattggccttggtcaagttctggagcagcacacctggctccagacgcacaacagtgtccatacggaacactgcgcgctcggcctctagggcctcggctctgcgagctgctgctgcagcagctgtggacctgcgag
This window contains:
- the LOC120692700 gene encoding uncharacterized protein LOC120692700, translating into MGLDALPHGQAAGDSAHSGATSPAALRRSASERVPRDPSHFQFVDPAFFEWPASPLPPLMERPAPAALAPAAEAAMLWAPDAGCPRALQRCSRFDAHEVFLEPAKHADPAAGGTHGEIERRLRMCGIAEPAQDLEMLKQILEALQLNGLLHHTPTLPPHVRTASALPPIVVMRPNHRAQPQVQQPARLTPTRRLRVESTAPAAHSRPTRRHPQLGARLPLLGVARTCRSTDGSN